In one window of Mytilus trossulus isolate FHL-02 chromosome 7, PNRI_Mtr1.1.1.hap1, whole genome shotgun sequence DNA:
- the LOC134727065 gene encoding thrombospondin-1-like: MREIILLLYLLTDQIAFSEATITTTWYDWGACIQIYGSLDQNCRGTQTRTGIKEDSEADTYTHISQSQGCYLTYDKIDGGYTTWSEWDDCSHKCNQRTNRRRTCHNPTPCNGGEDCSQFGRDTLTKDCVKDNFTGYYTSCEAPGKRAVLLSLGVVSSSVLKCATMCSQINSCAVFNYQNQDKRCELLSVGTDPLTEVPKSVAVGWQYYAKCYDENEACFGCCF; the protein is encoded by the exons ATCAAATAGCTTTCTCTGAAGCTACAATAACGACAACATGGTATGATTGGGGAGCATGCATACAAATTTATGGAAGTTTAGATCAAAACTGCAGAGGTACACAGACAAGAACAGGAATAAAAGAGGACAGTGAAGCTGATACTTATACACACATTTCACAGTCACAAGGCTGTTATCTTACATATG ATAAAATTGATGGCGGTTACACAACATGGAGTGAATGGGATGATTGCTCACATAAATGTAACCAAAGAACAAATAGACGCAGAACATGTCATAACCCCACACCATGCAATGGTGGTGAAGATTGTAGTCAGTTTGGAAGAGATACCCTAACAAAAGATTGCG TCAAAGACAACTTCACCGGATATTATACCAGTTGTGAAGCACCTGGTAAACGAGCTGTACTTCTTAGTCTTGGTGTTGTCTCTTCAAGTGTACTGAAATGTGCTACGATGTGTTCACAAATCAACAGTTGTGCAGTTTTCAATTACCAGAACCAagataaaag ATGTGAACTCCTGTCTGTTGGAACAGACCCTTTGACTGAGGTTCCAAAGTCCGTTGCAGTCGGATGGCAATACTACGCCAAATGTTACGATGAGAATGAAGCATGCTTTGGATGTTGCTTCTAA